A section of the Triticum dicoccoides isolate Atlit2015 ecotype Zavitan chromosome 7A, WEW_v2.0, whole genome shotgun sequence genome encodes:
- the LOC119332432 gene encoding uncharacterized protein LOC119332432 — MAFHLRSISLPSRPQANQTEVEQEVLSLEASISSSTTTIGTMCAGLRRLGDIYNAVEEIIGLPSNQAGKMLDSEMEGSLELLDLCSTMQEIFVEMKAIIQELQVALRKGDDATAQAKIQSYARLMKTANKHFKKSAKKANVVSEGCKMVMLLTKAREISVSLLESTVHLLSKEIGMPKQSLVSKAFHKKKTVVCQEEQLQELECSIGDLENGVGHLFRKLVQIRVSLLNILSS; from the coding sequence ATGGCTTTCCACCTAAGATCGATAAGTTTGCCATCAAGGCCTCAGGCCAACCAGACTGAAGTCGAGCAAGAGGTGCTGAGCCTAGAGGCGAGCATAtcttcctccaccaccaccatcggcaCTATGTGTGCCGGTCTGAGGAGGCTCGGAGACATCTACAATGCTGTTGAAGAGATTATTGGCCTGCCAAGCAACCAGGCTGGCAAGATGTTGGATTCAGAGATGGAAGGCTCTCTTGAGCTGCTAGATCTCTGCAGCACCATGCAAGAGATCTTCGTTGAGATGAAGGCCATCATCCAAGAGCTACAGGTGGCTCTAAGAAAAGGAGATGATGCAACTGCTCAAGCCAAGATCCAGTCTTATGCTCGTTTGATGAAGACGGCGAACAAACATTTCAAGAAGAGCGCAAAGAAGGCTAATGTTGTGTCTGAGGGTTGCAAGATGGTCATGTTATTGACCAAGGCTAGAGAGATTTCTGTGTCTCTGCTGGAGTCCACAGTCCATCTCTTGTCAAAGGAAATCGGAATGCCAAAACAGTCTCTTGTCTCAAAGGCATTTCACAAGAAGAAGACAGTTGTTTGCCAGGAGGAGCAATTGCAGGAGTTAGAGTGTAGTATTGGGGATCTCGAGAATGGGGTGGGACATCTATTCAGGAAATTAGTCCAGATCAGAGTTTCTCTCTTGAACATTCTTAGCTCATAG